TCAGGCACAAATCGCCGACACTGCCTCGCTGGATGTTAACCACTGGCGTTGCCTGAACGAAAGCATGTGGAGCACTGTGCCTGCCGTGCAGGTGATGGCCGCCCGTATGCTCAAAGAACTTTCCAGCGAAACCTGGGCTCAGGATCTGCTGGATATGATGTATCTGGATGAAGACACCCAGGCCTGGGTCGACGCCGCCAACGCCGAAGCTGCGCTGGATGCCGATGCCGCCCCCACACTGGACAGCAACGGCGCTCAGCTCGCCGCCGGCGATACCGTGGTGATCATCAAAGATCTTAACGTCAAGGGCACCAGTTTTGTGGCCAAGCGTGGCACCGCCGTGCGTAACATCGCGCTCACCAACAATCCCGAGCATATCGAAGGCCGGGTAAATGGTACCCGCATCGTTATCTTAAGCTGCTACGTGAAAAAGTCCTGATATCAGGAGCCACATTCATTTTGCATAAGAAAAGGCTGCCACAGGGCGGCCTTTTTTATGGTGAATACCGGGTAAATCATGCTGTTGTTTTCTGAAATTCAGTGAGGGGTGCCGCTGCCTGGGGCAGGTCGCAATCCATCACTCAAAGCACCCCTTGTTATCCAAACCATTCACACAGGGGGAAGAGCCATTGGGTTCGCCCTGCTTCCTTTGCTAATTGCCTGAGTTACAATGGCTAAAAATGCCAGCAGGAAGCTATGATGGCCAAAAAACGTGAACCCTTCGAACTCGGCGGCACTCTGGTGACCGCCGGAACCCAAGCCACGGTGCGTCTGCCGGTGGCACGACTCTACAACGATACGCCGGTCGACCTTCAGGTCGAGGTGTTTCATGGCAACAAGGCAGGCCCCGAGCTCTTGGTCTGTGCCGCTATCCATGGTGATGAGCTCAACGGCATAGAAATTTGTCGCCGTCTGCAGGGGCGTATCAATCCCAAGGCTCTCAGCGGTACCGTGCTCATGGTGCCCGTGGTCAACGTGTTTGGTTTTATTCAAAAGTCCCGTTATTTGCCCGACAGGCGCGATCTTAACCGCTGTTTCCCCGGCTCAGAGAAGGGGGCGCTCACCAGTCGTCTGGCTCACCTGGTCACCCGGGAACTGGTTTCCCGTGCAACCCATATTCTTGATTTGCACACAGGTGCCATTCACCGGGATAACCTGCCGCAAATCCGCTGCAATACCGATGATGAGGTGCTGATGGGCATGGCAAGGGCTTTTGGTGCGCCCCTGATTATGCACAGCGATGCCAAGGGCAACTCGCTGCGTGGATATGCCGCAAAAGCCGGTGTGCCCTGTATTTTGTACGAAGCAGGAGAAGCGCTGCGATTCTCTGATGCGGCCATTCGTACGGGTCTTAAGGGGGCTGTTAACCTCCTGCGCCACCTGGGCATGCAAAAGGGCAGGTTATCCCGTGGGGGTACCGATGTGGCGGCGGCCCGCAGTTACTGGATACGCTCCGAGGCCGATGGTCTGGTGCTGCAAAAAGTAAAATTGGGGCAGCGGGTCAACAAGGGCAATATTCTGGCCTACCTTGCCAGCCCCCACAGTCAGGACACCTTGCCCATCCGCTCCCCCAGCGACGGCATAGTGATTGGCATCACCAATATCCCGGTCACCAATGAAGGTGAAGGGCTCTACCACATAGCCCAGTTTGCCGGCGACGAAATTGAAATCGTTAACGAGCAACTGGATGAATTTTTGATGGAATACGCCTAAGGAGCGAAGATGAAGCAGGTGTTTTTATCGGGCCGGGCCGTGTCGCCGTCCAAGGTGGTTTGTATTGGCCGCAACTACGTTGCCCATGCAGAAGAGCTCGACAACGAAGTACCCACCGAGCCCGTTGTCTTTGTTAAGCCCGCCAGCGCCATAGGCAATGTGCTGCACAGTACACAGGGTGAGGTGCTCCACTATGAAGCTGAGATTTGCTTTATGGTGGCCGGTGGTCAATTGGTGGCGGCCGGTGTGGGCCTGGATTTAACCAAAAGGGCGACCCAAAACCGCCTCAAAGCCAAAGGTTTGCCCTGGGAGCGAGCCAAAGCCTTCGATGGCTCGGCGCTGTTTGGCGAGTTTGTGCCTTGCTCGAGCAGTGAGGGCCTGAGCCTGGTGTTCAGCTGCGACGGTGTTGTGCTTCAGCAGGGAGGCTGCGAGTTGATGTTGTTTTCACCGGAACAGCTGATTGAAGAGGTGGAGTCTTTTATGACGCTGGAAGATGGCGACATCCTGATGACGGGAACCCCGGCAGGTGTTGGACCATTACAGGCGGGCGGACACTACCGCGCCGAGCTTCGCCGGGGGGATGTGCTGCTGACCAGTGTGAGTTGGACGGCCCACTGAGCCCACATCCTGCAAGCTGTCAGTCAATTGCGACTTGGGCCGCGCCCTAAAATACGTAATACTTTCGATTAGGTTACTCTTTGGGGCTGCCATGGCCAGGATTATTCTGTTACTGACATCATTCGTGTACGCCGCCTGCGCCTCGGCGGGGCAGTTGCGCGCCTGTGTCGATGAATTCCGCCTTATCAAAGCCTTACTCCCGAGCCTCATGGCGATAACATTGCCGCCTTGAGGCTGCTGGCCAAGCTTATCAACCATGAGCTGGTGTTCTTGCCCAGTCCCAACTTTGCCCGTTGCCAACGTATGTTGGATACCGGGGATGCCGATATCGTGGCCGGGGTTATTGCCAGCCCAGAGCGGCAGCAGCGATGGATCCTGCTGCCTTACCGCCAGGACAGCCGCTATCTCTTTTTAACCAGGCCCGGCGGCGTGAGTGTGGCCCGCTATGAAGATTTGCTGGGGCACAGTATCGCGGTAAGTCGTAACACCATGTATTTTGATGACTTTGATAATGACAGCCGCTTGAAAAAAGAAGTGGTCGGCGACCTGGTTACCGGGGTGAGAATGTTGCTGGCAGACAGGGTTGACGTGGTGATAGCCCCCGAAAATGCCCTGCCATCCCTCGCCCGGGAATTTTCAAATTTTGCCCAGGCCGTGCAGGTATCCGAGTATGGTTATCAGGAAGATAGGGTGATCCAGTTTGCCTTAAGCCGCTTCCATCGCCTGGATATCGATGAGCAAAGGTTGCGGCGGGTGATAGTCGAGGCCTTTGAGCAATCTTTGTTTGAGTCGGCGCTGCAGGCGATGCCCTCCAGCGCCCAGTAAGATCACTGTGCCTTGTGGTGGGTCCGAAACAAATCCCAGGCGTTCATTGTGGTGCCATCGGCAAGCTGACACATTCCCGCCTCGCCACCGTCTTGCGGCTCGATAAAGTATTTACCACCGATCTTTTCGCAATATTCAGCAGCGGGGTTGGGCATGGACAGTGGCTCTGTAATGACAGGGCTTCCGGAGTCGGCATTGGCTGAGTCTGACACGGCTTTCGCGTGGGCGCGGTATAAGGCCCAGGCATCCACTACCTTGCCGTTAGCCAGATGACATTCACTTTTCTCTCCATCGCTTTCGGTCGCGAGCATGTAGCGTCCGCCCATGTTTACGCAAAATTCAGCCGCCGGATTGGCAAGGGCGACGGCATCTGCCTCTTTGACCTCGGATGACTCGTCTGCGGCAGCCTTGGTATTTTCTGAAGCCTTTGGGGCATTCTTGCTGACTGCAGCCTCATCGCCTGGCTTTACCTGGGCATTATCACAGCCCACCATGGCGGCACTACAGATTAACAGGGCAAGCAGGCTGGTGTAGGGCTTTGGCATCTTAACTCCTTGATGAAATTTACTTATGGTTGCAACTGCTGAAGGTAAACTCTAACCAGAATAGGGGGCCTTGCGATGCTATGCCAGTCACAGAGCGACTGATTTACGCGGGAATTTGGACTGTATCCCCGGGGCGGCTTCCCGGAAGAGGGCGTTTCACAAAACCCTGACACCGGATAGGTATTCGCCGGGCGCTCATGCTATGGTATCTAATAATCTCAAACACTTGCTTAACTTATTGGAGATATGCAATGAGACTCGTCTTCAGCGCGCTGCTGACCGCAGCCCTCTCCATCGGCCTTCTGGGCTGTCAGAGTACAGAGCCCCCAAAAGACATCAGCCCGGAGCAGGCCGATCCTGTGATGTTAAGGCTCTTTTCCATTAAAACCCTGGCAGGTTTTACGCTGAAGGTGCCCGAGAGCGAGGCCAGCGCCCGGCTCTCCACCTTCATTGAAGCACCTCTCCCCTGGGTGACGGGTGATTACACCGACGGCCCGGTACGCGGGCAGGTATTGCTTGGATACCGGGATTTGCAAATGACCAATGCCAGACTGGCAGGTGCACAGCTGATGTTGGCGCCCTTTGTGGTAACAAACCAGGGGTCAGGCAGTTTTTGGTATTTGGGATTGTTCGGACTCAAGGCCGAAAGTGGCACAGTGTCGCACCTCAGTTCGGTGTTCCTCGGTGACAGAATCGAGCTTCGGGGGATAAGTGTGTCGGCTGGCCAATATCTGCCCCTGACGGTGACCACCGAGCTTCTGGTACGGGATGCCAATCAGGCAATGGCCGAGACCCCCGGTTTATTGGATCTGCGCCGGTTTGAGATAAGCCCTCAGGGGCAATTGGTATCGCTGGACTGAGGACTACTCCACCTCAAGCTCAATATCGGTACAGCCTTTGGGGCAGCGGATATGGCCCAGGAGGTGAGTTTCCCCGGCACCCGGCAAGCTGGCAACAAGGGGCTTGCCGCAGTGGCGGCAGGGGACAGTTTTACCGGCGAACAAGTCTTTGATGAGTCGCTTCTGGGCGTTAAAAGATTGGCTGCTGGACTTATTGATAGTGCTGAAATCGGTCATGGCATACAGGTTGTGTTTGTACTGCCGGCCATTATAGCCACAAGGGCATGGCTGTGACAGTCTGTTGGCCAAAACCCGGGGCCTTGAAGTTGTGACAGGCAACAGACGCTCGCACGGCCGCTAATGGCTGATCACTTGGTCAAGTGCCGCTAATTCAAAATATCAGGGAGGAATTGATGATGAAACACATCACCGGACCCGCTTATTCAACCGTTGTTATGGGAACTGCTCTTGGCCTGCTGCTGACAATCGGCTCCCTGGCATCCGCCATGTCAGACACTTCCATGCCGGAACCGACAGTAGTTCCAGAAACCGCCATCAGCACCCAGGTGCAAACCTCCGTGGCTCCACAAGAAGCGGTTTTGCCTCAAGAAGATGTACAACCCACTGACCCCCAGAGCCTTCAGGGCTTAAGCGATACAGCCAAAAGCGCTGAAACCACAGGCGATGATATCAAGGCCAGCGATGCTCAATCAGGTGACGTTCAATCAGATGACGCTCAGGCGCTGATTGGCAGCTGGGAGCTGGTTTCCGGCCGCTATCTGGATGGGGAGGGGCGCTGGGTGTCCTATAACACACTCGGGCTGGTTGCCATCAAGGTCATTTCTGCCAGCCACTTCAGTTTTACCACCATGAAAACGGTCAAAAACAAACAGGAATTTTGGGCGGCCGGCGCGGGCGAGTATCGCCTTAACGGGCAAAGCTACACCGAATACCCGAGTCTGAATTCCTTTCAGGTGCCCCATGGTCAAGGCTTTAGCTTTGACTATGAATTGAAAGGAAATCAGTGGCATACCAAAAGATTTGAAGAGGGAGTCCTCAAAGAAGAAGAGGTTTGGCAGAGGCTCGACTGAAACGGCTTCTTCCCGTCATCCCCCGGACCATCCCTTTACAGTATTTCAGCCCCCCCCTAAACTGGCTGCGCATTCGTTGGGGGAGAATCCATCATGTCCTTGGGGGCTTGGTTAAAACTGTTGTTGCTGTCTGCTATTTGGGGCGCGTCATTTTTATTTATCCGCATTGGTGTGACTGAGCTTGGGCCCGCCTGGCTGATGTTTTTACGGGTCACCTTTGCCGCCTTGTTTTTGCTCGGCGGCGCCATCTATCTGAAAAAAGCGCTCATCGGCAGCGCGCCACTCAAACACTTCATCATATTGGGCGGTATCAATACGGCACTGCCCTTTTTGCTCTACGGGTTTGCTGCCACCGAACTTGCGGCTTCTCTGATGTCGGTGCTCAATGCCACCGCGCCCTTGTGGAGTTCCCTGCTGCTTGCCATCTGGTACAGAACCATGCCCAGAGGCGCCGCCTTGGTTGGGCTTATCACAGGTTTTTGTGGTGTGGTGCTGCTGGCAGGGGTGGAGAGTTTGTCGCTTTCCACCGAGGGGCTCTGGGCGTTGGCCGCGGGGCTTGGCGCCGCTGTCTGTTACGCCTTTGCCAGTATCTACACCAAGGCATCCAATCATGGCAATGCCTACAGCAATGCTCACGGCTGCATGTGGGCCGCCAGCGCCTGGTTACTGCCTGCCTTGCTGTTTACGGCGCCGCCTGCGGCCATGCCGTCCTGGAACGTATTGTCGGCAGTGGTGACCCTGGGGGTACTGTGCAGCGGCGTCGCTTATCTTCTGTATTTCAGATTGATAGATGAAGTAGGCGCCACCTCGGCATTAACCGTCACCTTCCTTATTCCGGTATTCGGCATTTTGTGGGGGGCCCTGTTCCTGGGCGAACATATTGGCTGGCACACCCTTGTTGGTACCGGCATCATATTGCTTGGCACCGCTATCAGCACAGGCAGTTTACCGCGGCTGCGCCGCTTTGCCGGGGAGCGGGTCTGATGTCATTTATCGCAGATGAAACACCGGCCTTTGCCGAGGCCGTAAAAAATAAGATTGCCGCCTTCAATGCCGGGCACTGGGATGCCAGCCAGCGTCGGCCCATTGGCTTTAAGCAGTTGCACGCCAATTGTGAGCTTGCCGCCGGTATCGCCGGGCGCACCTTTGGTAATTGGTGCCTGATTGATAACTTTTGGGTGTGCGACAGCCTGCGTGGGCAAGGCATTGGCAGCGCCATGCTGAAAACCGCTGAGGATGAAGCCCGCGCACGTGGCTGCCGCTGGCTGTTGCTGGATACCCTGGAGTTTCAGGCGCCGGCGTTTTATCGCGGCCGTGGTTACCGTGAGGTGTGGTGCCAGCAGGATTACCCCTTTGATGGTGGCAAGCGCTGGTATCTGGTCAAAACGCTGTGACAGCTTAGCCTGTCCTCAAAAAGAAAGCCGCCCGAGGGCGGCTTTGTGTTATGCAAGCTTAAGCATCAATACTTGGCTTCGAAGGTCAGCCACAGCTTGTCGGCGTCGCTGCTGAAGGCATAGCCTGCATCGGCACCGGAGAAGCTGGCATACTTGGCGCCTACGCTGTAGTGCTTGGCGAAGGGGTAGGTCACGCTCACGCCCCATTCGTCGCCCATATCTATGCTGCCTGCATCAGACTCGAACTGATGGTAAACCGCCAGCAGTTTCACACCGGCAACGGCGCCGCCGACGCTGAAGTACAGGTCCTGGATACCCTTATCCCAGTTACCGGCACCGCCGAACAGGAACTTATCGGTCCAGCCCTGGAAGGCGTGCAGGGTGGCCAGTGGGGTGATAAAGCCGGCATTGCCATTGTCTGAACCCAGCACTTCGTAGCCGAGTTTGAAGTCAACACCGCTGAAACCCAGAGAGGCTTCGGCCAGCTGGTAGTCGGCATCGTAAGAAACCGTATTGTTGCCGCCATCACTCTGCTTGGCATATTCCAGCGCGTAACCCAGCTTCAGGCTGCCCACATCGCCCTTACCGGCCAGGCGAACGCCATAGGTGTCCGTGGAGAAGCGGGCCAGATTCTGGTTGTCGATAAGATAGGCATAACCCGAGATATCGGCCCAGTTGTTGGCCTTGTAGTTGAGGTTCAGCAGGTGGGTTTCGTTCTTGTGATCAGCCTTGCCGGAGGCTTCGCTGAAAATACGGTTTACATTGTTGATGTAAGCGTAGAAGGCGGTCA
The window above is part of the Shewanella litorisediminis genome. Proteins encoded here:
- a CDS encoding PhnA domain-containing protein, with the protein product MTYAISRACGKCELCSAETELSLFEVPASGDRTDNDIALCGICQAQIADTASLDVNHWRCLNESMWSTVPAVQVMAARMLKELSSETWAQDLLDMMYLDEDTQAWVDAANAEAALDADAAPTLDSNGAQLAAGDTVVIIKDLNVKGTSFVAKRGTAVRNIALTNNPEHIEGRVNGTRIVILSCYVKKS
- a CDS encoding succinylglutamate desuccinylase/aspartoacylase family protein produces the protein MAKKREPFELGGTLVTAGTQATVRLPVARLYNDTPVDLQVEVFHGNKAGPELLVCAAIHGDELNGIEICRRLQGRINPKALSGTVLMVPVVNVFGFIQKSRYLPDRRDLNRCFPGSEKGALTSRLAHLVTRELVSRATHILDLHTGAIHRDNLPQIRCNTDDEVLMGMARAFGAPLIMHSDAKGNSLRGYAAKAGVPCILYEAGEALRFSDAAIRTGLKGAVNLLRHLGMQKGRLSRGGTDVAAARSYWIRSEADGLVLQKVKLGQRVNKGNILAYLASPHSQDTLPIRSPSDGIVIGITNIPVTNEGEGLYHIAQFAGDEIEIVNEQLDEFLMEYA
- a CDS encoding fumarylacetoacetate hydrolase family protein, whose protein sequence is MKQVFLSGRAVSPSKVVCIGRNYVAHAEELDNEVPTEPVVFVKPASAIGNVLHSTQGEVLHYEAEICFMVAGGQLVAAGVGLDLTKRATQNRLKAKGLPWERAKAFDGSALFGEFVPCSSSEGLSLVFSCDGVVLQQGGCELMLFSPEQLIEEVESFMTLEDGDILMTGTPAGVGPLQAGGHYRAELRRGDVLLTSVSWTAH
- a CDS encoding substrate-binding periplasmic protein, which encodes MRLLAKLINHELVFLPSPNFARCQRMLDTGDADIVAGVIASPERQQRWILLPYRQDSRYLFLTRPGGVSVARYEDLLGHSIAVSRNTMYFDDFDNDSRLKKEVVGDLVTGVRMLLADRVDVVIAPENALPSLAREFSNFAQAVQVSEYGYQEDRVIQFALSRFHRLDIDEQRLRRVIVEAFEQSLFESALQAMPSSAQ
- a CDS encoding DUF333 domain-containing protein encodes the protein MPKPYTSLLALLICSAAMVGCDNAQVKPGDEAAVSKNAPKASENTKAAADESSEVKEADAVALANPAAEFCVNMGGRYMLATESDGEKSECHLANGKVVDAWALYRAHAKAVSDSANADSGSPVITEPLSMPNPAAEYCEKIGGKYFIEPQDGGEAGMCQLADGTTMNAWDLFRTHHKAQ
- a CDS encoding DMT family transporter is translated as MSLGAWLKLLLLSAIWGASFLFIRIGVTELGPAWLMFLRVTFAALFLLGGAIYLKKALIGSAPLKHFIILGGINTALPFLLYGFAATELAASLMSVLNATAPLWSSLLLAIWYRTMPRGAALVGLITGFCGVVLLAGVESLSLSTEGLWALAAGLGAAVCYAFASIYTKASNHGNAYSNAHGCMWAASAWLLPALLFTAPPAAMPSWNVLSAVVTLGVLCSGVAYLLYFRLIDEVGATSALTVTFLIPVFGILWGALFLGEHIGWHTLVGTGIILLGTAISTGSLPRLRRFAGERV
- a CDS encoding GNAT family N-acetyltransferase, which gives rise to MSFIADETPAFAEAVKNKIAAFNAGHWDASQRRPIGFKQLHANCELAAGIAGRTFGNWCLIDNFWVCDSLRGQGIGSAMLKTAEDEARARGCRWLLLDTLEFQAPAFYRGRGYREVWCQQDYPFDGGKRWYLVKTL
- a CDS encoding alginate export family protein, with the protein product MKFSTAALAVSTALLSLSNVAAADPVSKALVEDAKVNLQFRARFEQVDQLSDTQDLTSLRTRLTYETGALSNFFALAEVDDVRATDEEPWISDYEYTEINQAFIGYKAPGDTVLKYGRQRIILDNQRFVGGVGFRQNEQTYDAFSVQTKAVTNLTAFYAYINNVNRIFSEASGKADHKNETHLLNLNYKANNWADISGYAYLIDNQNLARFSTDTYGVRLAGKGDVGSLKLGYALEYAKQSDGGNNTVSYDADYQLAEASLGFSGVDFKLGYEVLGSDNGNAGFITPLATLHAFQGWTDKFLFGGAGNWDKGIQDLYFSVGGAVAGVKLLAVYHQFESDAGSIDMGDEWGVSVTYPFAKHYSVGAKYASFSGADAGYAFSSDADKLWLTFEAKY